CGGTTTCCCTTATCGACGAGAACAAGATGACCAAAAGACAGCGACCCTTCCTCGCCCAtgcacttcttcttcttcttctacctgctgcggcaccggcaccggcaccatTCTCGTCCTGGAGGAAACAAAAACTTGGGGCAAGGGGAAAAGTGGAGACGAAAAGCTGCTTGTTTTGTCCGCCATGACCGATGATATTAttcctcttcctcttttcttttctatatcTACGATACGACtccatggagagagagagatgaggagagggagaggggatgGTTGCAGAAAAGAAACAAAGTGGAGACGAAAAAGAGCACGGCAACTGGGCCGCCGGCCTTTGCCCGTGTCCAGGTGGTCCGCATGTCACTCTCAGCTCACTGACAACTGGGCCTTGCCCCCGTAGCTACCAGGATCGATCGatatttttcttctctctctctaacTCTTCTTCTCGCTATGCACTGCAGCTTGACTGGTTGCATCCCCCCTGGCCCTTGCCCAGATAGGCGAAAAATCCTTCATCAGATTAATTAAATCGGTCGCGGATCCCCACCGGCTGGCTAATCCCCACTTGCAGTCGCAGGCCGCTTCCGTTTCTTCCCCGAGACCAAAGCCATAGCCAATGCCCTCTTcgcccttcgccgccgcctgcctagATCTTCAGCTACACAGCCGTCTTCCTCAGACTCCAGCTTGGTGCTGCCACAACGGCTGCTCTTGATCCATCGCCTTTAATCCATCGCCTGCCTCTTCCCGGCCACTAAATCAGCACAGTCTGCGGCCACTAATAATCAAGGGAACCCGCAGATCTGGATGGTGCCCTCCCCTGCGGCCGAGTATCGCAAGGATCACCACCGTCCCAGCCAAGAACAACCGCTTGCCCCGGCCTTGAGGTATCGTCTTTCTCTACTCCCGTCTTCTCCTCCCTTTATCCCTTGTTCCAAGCAACGAAGGAAGGAGGGTACAAATGCGGCAGAAtcgttcctctctctctctctctctctctctctctctctctccagtccTCCTTCACTGataaacagcagcagcagcagctttcaATTTGGAACCAATCCATCGATTTTTTCCAATCCTAGTGATTAAATCCCCTGCTGCTTCTGCTTCCTGCAATGCTGCAGGCGAAGCTGAATTCAGAGGAGGGAGCAAGGGATTAATCTCCCCCCTCGCGCCCGCCCTGATTACTGCAACCATCGGGATGGTTTGTTACTCTGCTGGGACTAATTTTGCTTTGCTTTCCAGGTGCAGGTACACATGATGCTACTGCTGCAGAGGCCCCCAGGTCTTGGTCTTTTCCTTGGCCGGAATCGCCGCCATTTCGGACTCACCAAAGCTCCGGCTTGCTTTTCCACTTGGACGCCACAATGCCTCCTCCAACATTATAAATTGCCTAATCGCATGGTACAATCCGTCTCAATTTTTACCAAAGTCGCAACCTTTTCTCCACTTCTCCTCGGCAATTTGGTCACCCATTTGTGTTCCTCCCTGCAGCGCGGCTGAACTGGACTGGACGATGCTCTGGCCAAGATTCAGATGCCCATCCACGAGCCATTCTTCCCTCATCGCCATGCGCCGGCTCCTGCTCCtggtgctcgccgccgcgcccgccgccgccgctggtggcgAGATGGGGTACACGCATTGCGCCTGCgacggagagggcggcggcggcggcttctggAGCCTGGACAACATCTTCAAGTGGCAGAAAGTCAGCGACCTGCTCATCGCCGCGGCTTACTTCTccatccccctcgagctcctctacttcgtcgccggcctccgccacctGCTCCCGTTCCGCTGGGTGCTGGTCCAGTTCGGCGCCTTCATCGTGCTGTGCGGCCTCACCCACCTTCTGGCGGCCTTCACCTACGAGCCCCACCCCTTCATGGTCGTGCTGCTCCTCACCGCCGCCAAGTTCCTCACAGCGCTCGTGTCCTTCCTCACCGCCATCACGCTGCTCACGCTCATCCCGCAGCTGCTGCGCGTCAAGGTCCGCGAGAGCCTGCTCTGGATCAAGGCCCGCGAGCTCGACCGCGAGGTTGTGCTGATGAAGCGGCAGGAGGAGGCGAGTTGGCACGTCCGCATGCTCACCCAGGAGATTCGCCGCTCCCTTGACCGCCACACTGTGCTCTATACCACGCTCATTGAGCTCTCCAGGGTGCTCGCACTCAACAACTGCGCCGTGTGGATGCCCTCAGAGGACAAGTCCGGAATGTGCCTCACCCACGAGCTCCGCCGGGGCAGCGACGGCGAAGCCGTCGTCAGCGCCGACGACAAGGACGTCCTCGAGGTCAAGAGCAGTGACGGCGTCAAGCTGCTGCCGCCGGAGTCGGTCCTTGGgtcggccagcggcggcggcaaggagggGACCGGCACGGTGGCTGCAATTCGGATGCCAATGCTCAAGGTCGCGGACTTCAAGGGTGGAACGCCGGAGGTGATCCAGACGAGCTATGCTGTGCTAGTTTTGGTGCCGCCCAGTGACAGGAACTGGGCACCACACGAGCTGGAGATCGTCGAGGTGGTCGCTGATCAGGTGGCCGTCGCGCTCTCTCATGCCTCACTGCTTGAGGAGTCACAAGCAATGCGTGACAGGCTGGCCGAGCAGAACCGTGAGCTGCTGCAGGCAAGGCGGGATGCCCTCATGGCCAATGAGGCCAGGGACGCGTTCCAGCGTGTCATGAGCCAGGGAATGAGGAGGCCCATCCACTCCATCCTAGGGCTGGTATCTGTGGTGCAGGAGGAGGGCCTGACACCTGAGCAGAAGCTCGTCATCGACACTATGGCGCGGACAGCAACCGTTGTCTCGACGCTCATCAAGGATGTCATGGAGATGTCTGCTGTCAACCAGGAGCGCTTCCCATTGGAGACACGGCCATTCCACCTGCAGTCCATGATCAGGGATGCCGCTTGTGTGGCGCGGTGTCTTTGTGACTTCAGGGGGTTTGGTTTCGCGGTGCACATTGAGAATGCGCTGCCAGACCTTGTCATTGGTGATGAGCGGCGGATTTTCCATGTCTTGTTGCACATGGTTGGCAATCTGATTGGCCGGATCGATGCGGGGAATGTCACGTTCCGGGTGCGTGCTGATGATGAGACGATGGAGGATCAGAGGTGGGATCCATGGAGGCCAAGCTACTCTGGTGGGCACTCGTCAGTTAAATTTGTGATTGGGGTGAAGCAGCAGCAGAGTGCTGACTCATCAAGCTCGCTTGCACAGTTCTTGCGGAAGCCAAGCGCTGAGGGGTTTGATCTCAGGCTCAGCTTCAGCATGTGTAGGAAGCTCGTGCAGGTACATTGAAACTTGTCTGATTCATCATGATTGATGCCATTGTCATTTTACTAGTCTGATTAGTACCTTCGAACAAGTAAACATCATTTGCTTCTGTTAAAATAATATTTGTTTAAATCATGTTTGCTTATGGTGTCGAAACATATATTCAGATAATGTCCTGTGAGTAGACTGTAGGAGACTAGAAGTACATACAGAAATTTGTGTTTCACTGACTAATAGTGCTGCCTGCCCTTTTTATCCTCTATGGCAGATGATgcaaggaaacatctgggccaTTCTTGATGGCCAAGGACTCCCGGAGAGCATGACCCTAGTCCTGAGATTCCAGCTGCAACCATCGCTGTCGGGCTCCAGCCTTGGAGGATCATTTGATCTGCAGTACCCATCGCCATCAAACCAAATCGCGGGCCTGAAGGTTCTGCTGATCGATGATGATGAAATCAACCTAGTCGTGGCTCGAAAGCTCCTGGAGAAGATAGGCTGC
This window of the Panicum virgatum strain AP13 chromosome 1K, P.virgatum_v5, whole genome shotgun sequence genome carries:
- the LOC120646957 gene encoding ethylene receptor 3-like produces the protein MLWPRFRCPSTSHSSLIAMRRLLLLVLAAAPAAAAGGEMGYTHCACDGEGGGGGFWSLDNIFKWQKVSDLLIAAAYFSIPLELLYFVAGLRHLLPFRWVLVQFGAFIVLCGLTHLLAAFTYEPHPFMVVLLLTAAKFLTALVSFLTAITLLTLIPQLLRVKVRESLLWIKARELDREVVLMKRQEEASWHVRMLTQEIRRSLDRHTVLYTTLIELSRVLALNNCAVWMPSEDKSGMCLTHELRRGSDGEAVVSADDKDVLEVKSSDGVKLLPPESVLGSASGGGKEGTGTVAAIRMPMLKVADFKGGTPEVIQTSYAVLVLVPPSDRNWAPHELEIVEVVADQVAVALSHASLLEESQAMRDRLAEQNRELLQARRDALMANEARDAFQRVMSQGMRRPIHSILGLVSVVQEEGLTPEQKLVIDTMARTATVVSTLIKDVMEMSAVNQERFPLETRPFHLQSMIRDAACVARCLCDFRGFGFAVHIENALPDLVIGDERRIFHVLLHMVGNLIGRIDAGNVTFRVRADDETMEDQRWDPWRPSYSGGHSSVKFVIGVKQQQSADSSSSLAQFLRKPSAEGFDLRLSFSMCRKLVQMMQGNIWAILDGQGLPESMTLVLRFQLQPSLSGSSLGGSFDLQYPSPSNQIAGLKVLLIDDDEINLVVARKLLEKIGCTVSSLPSGSGFMNSVGPTSTSFQLVVVNLEMARVNPLDVASRIRQYRSAHWPLVMAMTSEQNVWEKCAQSGINGVLKKPLVLQEVKDELTRILQNT